TCTTGCCGAAGCATACAACACCGCAATTAGCGGAATTCCGGGACCTGTACACATTACGATTCCGATCAACATGCAAATGACGGAGATTGGCGAGCCTGAATTGTTAACGGCGGTTCAGACACAACCCATCCAGCCGGGCGCGGATGAGATTGAAGCTGCAGCAGCAGCCGTTAAGAAAGCTGGGCGCCGAGGCGCGTTAATGCTTGGACATGGCTCCAAGGAATTTAAAGATACGATTCGGCGTTTCGCCGAGCTCACCGGCTGGCATGTGGCGACAACACCTCGCGGCAAAGGCGCTTTTCCTGAAAATCATCCGCTTGCGCTCGGCGTCTACGGTTTAGCGAGCAATGATTCGGCAGTAGACTACCTGCGCGGCGATAACCATGATCTGTTAATGATAGTTGGCTCCGCATTAGGCGAGTCGGCAACAAGCAGTTGGGATGAGCGGCTGGTGAACGGCAAACAGATCATTCACATCGATCATGATAAACGGGAATTAGGCAAGAATTTCGATACCGATTATCCGGTACATGGGGATATTGAGCTTGCGGTATGGCAACTGATCGATCGATTGACCGCAGGCGTGAAGGAAGAGCAGCTTGAGGAAATCTCCAGCGCGTACAAGGAAGCTGCTGTCGCGTTGGAAGCAGCTGGTCCCGGTACTGAAGACTGGAATACAAGATCTGCAATTCGCCAGCTTAATCTTCTTGCGCCAGACAATGCAAGGTACTATGTGGATATCGGCGAGTTTATGACATACTCGATTAAGAATATCGTAATCCGCGAGGAGCAAGAGTTCGATATTAACATTAACTTCGGCGGAATGGGATCGGGTATTAGCGGTGCTCTCGGCGCTCAGCTTGCAGAGCCGGCTCGCCCGGTTATCAGTATTACCGGTGACGGCTGCTTCTTTATGCATGGCATGGAAGTTCTGACGGCCAAGGAATACAACCTCCCGATCGTATTTGTCGTCATAAACAATGCCCGCCTTGGCATGGTATATCATGGACACATGATGCAGTACAGACGCTGCCTGGAGGATTTCTCCCAGCAGCGGACAAGCATCGCGGATGTTGCCAAAGCGCTTGGCGTCCGGTACGCTCAGGCTGAATCTTTGGACGAGCTCCGTCCGGAGCTTGCAAAAGACTGGTTCGACCAATCGAGGGGACCAATCGTCATCGAGATCAATGTCGAGGGGAACGAAGTCCCTCCGATGGGTGAGCGCGTTAAGTTTTTGCAGGGCGCAACCTATTAATTTAAAACGAAAAGCTGCTTCCGTTTTATTACGGAGGCAGCTTTTTTCGATTATCCGCAAATCGCATAAAAAGGGAAATGCCGTGACACGTTAATGGCAAGGGAAGGGAGGCGTTCAGCAATGCGAAGGAAAGAAATACCGTCCTTTTATTTCTATATGCTGCATGGCTTGCTTGTTGCTGTAGTTCTTGTCCTAGTCTTGTCATTAGCGGAGCATCCGGCCGTGTCCGCCGGTCAGAGGATTGCGAAGCACGCAGCTATTATTGCCCATCGCGGAGCATCCGGTTATGCCCCCGAGCATACCCTTGCTGCTTTTCGCAGCGCCATTGAAGCGGGAGCGGATTTTATCGAGATTGATCTTCAGCTTACGAAGGACGGCCAGATCGTTGCGATGCATGACAATACGGTTAACCGTACCACAAACGCAAAAGGCAAGGTGGGGGCCATGACCCTTGATGTCATTAAGCAGCTGGATGCCGGCTCCTGGTTTAATAAACATCATCCGATGTATGCCAGAGAAGAGTACGCGAGGCAGCAAGTGCCCTCTCTAACCGATATATTTACCGCTTTTGGCCGAGAAACGCATTATATTCTAGAGATAAAAGATTCGACTTACAACCCGGGAATTGAAGAAAAGCTATTGGAGACCATCTACCAGTACCGGCTTGAGGATCAAGTTATTATCCAGTCTTTTGACGCAAAGAGCTTAAAGAAAATCCATAGGCTGAACGACAGAATCGAATTACTGCAGTTGATGTGGTACAACACGCCAGCCCGGATCAGCAGCGTTTCTTTAAATAAAATTAAAAAATACGCGACAGGGATCAGCCCTAATTTTCCGAAAATTAATGCTGCCTATGTTCATAAGGTTCAAAAATCCGGTCTTCGCATTTACCCGTATACCGTTAATTATCAATTAAACATGGATCGGGCCTTGAGCTGGGGAGTTGACGGAATATACACGGATTATCCGGATCGGTTCCGCGAAGTGCTGCAGCAGAACAGCAGTTATGTATATTTGCTTCGCCATACGCTCACCCAGTGGCTGTACAACTGACAACTACCGGTTGCTGCGGAGTTTTAATGTACGCCGGATCAGCATAGGCAAGGTCATGCTTCCGGCTGTTGCTGCTATAAACGAATGAAAGGGAATGATTAGGGCGTAGTATGTAGCTGTACTGATAACGATATCAATCAGAATGAACTTTCTAACCTCCGCTATCGGAATAACCACGATAACAATCGATTGTCTATTTCCCATTTCTGCTTCCTCCAGCTCCGATAATCTCTATTTCCCATCTTATTGCGGATTATATTTGTCCCATTCGGATTACCTGTTACATAATGGCATTCGTCACAGGGCACATTGTAAATAACAATTTGGCTAAGAATGGAGGCTGGGTGTAGATGAGTGAAGCTGCGGCGTTACTGCGTACGTCAAAAAACCGCAAATTGCTGTTCAGCGCCGGATTTAGCTGGTTATTTGACGCCATGGATGTTGGGCTTGTCTCGTTTATCGCAGCGGCTTTAAGCGTCGATTGGAACCTCAATGCTGAGCAGATTGGTCTGCTTGCCGCGATAAACTCTACGGGAATGGCATTTGGCGCAGCGGTATCCGGATCGCTTGCTGACCGCTACGGCCGAAAAGCCGTGCTACTATGGACCTTGCTGCTGTTTTCCGTAGCCAGCGGATTATCTGCCCTTGCACCCAATTTGTTTGTTCTGGCTTTGCTGCGTTTTGTTGCGGGATTTGGTTTAGGCGGGGAGCTTCCGGTTGCATCTACGTTAGTATCCGAATCGGTGCCAGTTGAAGTAAGAGGCAGAGCGATTGTTCTGCTTGAGAGCTTCTGGGCAGGCGGCTGGATTCTTGCTGCTCTCATCTCCTACTTTTTTATTCCGCATTACGGATGGAGAATGGCACTTGTTATCGGTGCTATACCCGCGGTCTATGCGTTGTTCCTAAGACGGGCAATTGAAGATTCCCCGCGCTATAAAGAGCAGGCCGACAGGAGAAGGCTTAGCTTTGGCGAGCGTATGGCTTCCTTGTGGTCGGGTCCCTACCAACGGGCCACCGTAACATTGTGGATTCTTTGGTTCACCGTCGTCTTCTCTTATTACGGCATGTTCCTGTGGCTGCCAACCGTTATGGTCTTGAAAGGCTTTACGCTCGTCAAGAGCTTTCAATACGTGCTTATTATTACATTAGCCCAATTACCGGGATATTTTACGGCTGCCTATTTGATTGAAAGGGTCGGTAGAAAAGCGGTACTCGGCATTTATTTGCTTATGACGGCCGCGTGTGCCATTTGGTTCGGTAATGCCAGTACCGCCGGCATGCTTCTTACTGCAGGCATTTTCCTGTCCTTCTTCAATTTGGGGGCATGGGGAGCCATGTATGCTTATACGCCGGAGCTGTACCCTACAAGCGTTCGCTCGACCGGAGTAGGCTTTGCCGCAGCCTTCGGGAGGATTGGCGGGATAATCGGACCGTATCTGGTAGGCTTGCTAATTGATAACGGCACAACGATTAATGCCGTTTTTGTTGTTTTCTTTGTTGCGATCGTCATCGGTGCGCTAACGGTCATGTTGTTTGGCCGGGAAACAAAAGGTAAGGATCCTGACCGCGCGTAGGCGCGGTCTGCAAGTAGGAGGACATGAGGATGAAAGAGGATGGCTTCTCCCCATTGCTGCATGCCAACATAGAAAGAATGAAGCTGATGATGGGATACAGCTCGGACTTTATCGTCCGCGAGCTGATCCTCGCTGGCAACAAGAAGACGGTTATCTTTTATCTTGATGGCATGGTAGACAAGAGGGAGCTTCAAGACAGTGTTATTTCCGCATTGCTTGATCGGACGCCTGAGGAGCCGGTTACGCTTCAGGAACTGAAGGATCATGTTCTGGACGCAGGGGATGTATGCGTTATCCGTACGCTTGAAGCTGCTTTGGAGCAAATTTTCTCCGGCAGCTTATTTATTATGGTGGATGGAATTGTGGATGGATTAAGCGTTGCGCTGCCAGGCTGGAACGACCGCGCCATTACGGAGTCCAAGACCCAATCGGTTGTCCGCGGTCCTCAAGACTCCTTCACGGAAACTCTGCGCACCAATACTACCCTGGTCAGACGCAGAATTAAGGATACAAGAATACGGATTGTCTCGCTCAAGGTCGGCAAAATGACCAAAACCGATGTAGCGGTTATGTATATGGACACACTTGCCGATGAAAAGCAATTGCATAGACTAATTGGACGTCTGCAAGCTTGCAAGCAGGATCGGGTTCTGGAGGGAGAATACCTGGAAGAGGTGCTGCGTGAGAAGCAGCAGCATACGATATTCCCGACGAT
This region of Paenibacillus sp. JDR-2 genomic DNA includes:
- a CDS encoding thiamine pyrophosphate-binding protein codes for the protein MRAIEAGLRFLVSQGVKYIFGVPAGSINALYDCLHELPELTSIVAKHESSSGYMAAAYTRITGIPSVCVGSSGPGATNLVTPAANAWREKLPVIFLTGAIPTTKFGKGGGQELNADPIFASVTKLSKTVTDPEDLPRVLAEAYNTAISGIPGPVHITIPINMQMTEIGEPELLTAVQTQPIQPGADEIEAAAAAVKKAGRRGALMLGHGSKEFKDTIRRFAELTGWHVATTPRGKGAFPENHPLALGVYGLASNDSAVDYLRGDNHDLLMIVGSALGESATSSWDERLVNGKQIIHIDHDKRELGKNFDTDYPVHGDIELAVWQLIDRLTAGVKEEQLEEISSAYKEAAVALEAAGPGTEDWNTRSAIRQLNLLAPDNARYYVDIGEFMTYSIKNIVIREEQEFDININFGGMGSGISGALGAQLAEPARPVISITGDGCFFMHGMEVLTAKEYNLPIVFVVINNARLGMVYHGHMMQYRRCLEDFSQQRTSIADVAKALGVRYAQAESLDELRPELAKDWFDQSRGPIVIEINVEGNEVPPMGERVKFLQGATY
- a CDS encoding MFS transporter, with protein sequence MSEAAALLRTSKNRKLLFSAGFSWLFDAMDVGLVSFIAAALSVDWNLNAEQIGLLAAINSTGMAFGAAVSGSLADRYGRKAVLLWTLLLFSVASGLSALAPNLFVLALLRFVAGFGLGGELPVASTLVSESVPVEVRGRAIVLLESFWAGGWILAALISYFFIPHYGWRMALVIGAIPAVYALFLRRAIEDSPRYKEQADRRRLSFGERMASLWSGPYQRATVTLWILWFTVVFSYYGMFLWLPTVMVLKGFTLVKSFQYVLIITLAQLPGYFTAAYLIERVGRKAVLGIYLLMTAACAIWFGNASTAGMLLTAGIFLSFFNLGAWGAMYAYTPELYPTSVRSTGVGFAAAFGRIGGIIGPYLVGLLIDNGTTINAVFVVFFVAIVIGALTVMLFGRETKGKDPDRA
- a CDS encoding glycerophosphodiester phosphodiesterase — protein: MRRKEIPSFYFYMLHGLLVAVVLVLVLSLAEHPAVSAGQRIAKHAAIIAHRGASGYAPEHTLAAFRSAIEAGADFIEIDLQLTKDGQIVAMHDNTVNRTTNAKGKVGAMTLDVIKQLDAGSWFNKHHPMYAREEYARQQVPSLTDIFTAFGRETHYILEIKDSTYNPGIEEKLLETIYQYRLEDQVIIQSFDAKSLKKIHRLNDRIELLQLMWYNTPARISSVSLNKIKKYATGISPNFPKINAAYVHKVQKSGLRIYPYTVNYQLNMDRALSWGVDGIYTDYPDRFREVLQQNSSYVYLLRHTLTQWLYN